A region of the Bacteroidota bacterium genome:
ATAATTAATAAAATAATATTATCAGAAATACTTTTTCATGAAAAAATTATTATTACTTCTATTTATAAGTAGTGTGGTGCATGTAGCTTTTAGTCAGGAAGTTCTTTCTCCCCTTAAATACAATACTGCATTATTTAATCAAAAATCATTAGGCGGCAGCAGAAGTGTGGTTGAAAACAGAGATACGTTATGTATCCCATTTATTGATGATTTTTCAGGTAGTTTAATTGTGATTGATGAATCGTTAACAGATTGTGGTGATACTATTGAACATATTGCGTCAGCTATTTATCCATCGTCATTATTTTGGGCAGATAGTAATGCATTTGTAAACAAAACATATCCGGCTTTGCCACCAACTTACGGTGTGGTAACGTTAGATGGTTTAAATAAATACGGCAAACCTTATAACGAAGGTTCAAGTTTTGATAAAGCAGATGAATTAACATCTAAACCCATAAACCTTGCCGACCCAACTGATTCGGTGTATTTAAGTTTTTATGTTCAGCCGGGTGGATTTGGCGAATTTCCAAATACCGAAGATTCTATAATTCTCGATTTTAAAGATGTTGATGGTAATTGGGTGAAACAATGGTATGCGGTAAATACTTTAGGAAATGATCCGCAATCATTTAAATTAATTATGGTGCCTGTTGAAGACAGTTATTTTTATAACGGATTTACTTTTCGTTTCCGCAACTGGGCAGGTGTAAACGGCAACAATGATCACTGGAATATCGATTATGTTTTGTTGGATGATGAACGCACTTATAACGATACCTTATTTCGCGACGTGGCAATTGTGTATACACCGGAACGTTATTTGAAAAATTATCGTCAGATGCCATGGAATCAATTTAAAAATCACCAATCTGCTGAACTGGCATTTGATCATGGTGTATTTATGTATAATAATTTTAATGCCATTATTAATACTTCGCATCAGTATTCAGTTGTAGAAAAATATAGTGGAGATGTAGTTGTTGCGCCAACTACGCCGGTTTCGGTTAACCTGAATCCTGCATCGTTGGCATATAATAGTTATCCGTCGTTTGAAATACCAGGAGGCACTACCGGATTTGACAATGATAGTTTAACCATCAGATTTAATTATAATATTACACCTTCAGGCGATATTAATTCACGCAATGATACAATTGTGCATGATCAGGCATTTTATAATTATTTTGCATATGATGATGGCACCGCAGAACGTGCTTATGCATTAGTTGGAACCGGTGCTAAATTAGCCATACATTTTCACGCCAACGAACCAGATACGCTGAAAGAAGTTTACATTCACTGGGCTTATGTGGATGGTAATAAAGGTAATTTGTTTTTCAGTTTAGTAGTGTGGGATCAAATTGATACCACATTGGCTTCTGCAGATGAAAATATTATTTTCCAAAACGATTTTCTTACCCCTAAATATGTTGATTCAATTAATGGATTTTACGTTTACAAATTAGTCGACTTTTTAGGCAACCCTACACCTGTTGTTGTTGATGGCGATTTTTATGTGGGCTGGTTACAAACACAAGATGAATTTTTAAACGTTGGTTTTGATGTAAATAACGATTTTAGTGATGATGTATATTTTAATGTTGGCGGAAGCTGGCAGCAATCATCGTTAAACGGTGCCATTATGATTCGTCCGCGCGTTGGTGGCGATTATTCAGTTTATAATCCAATCGTTAACAACAAACCTGAGATTGCTACAATACAAGTGTATCCTAATCCGGCAACCTCCGTTTTACATATTGATACAGCATTACAAGGGAATATTAATTATACCATTTTTGACCAATCCGGGCGAATTGTGCTGAATGAAAATACAGCTTCGCGGCAGTTAGATATTGCAAATTTGAGCAGTGGATTTTACATTTTGAAAGTGAACGATTTGCAAACCGGAAATGTTATGATGGGGAAATTTATTAAAGAATAAAAAATGCTCCTTTCAGGCGGAGCGCATTAGCTTAACCAATACTCAAATTAATTACTTACATGGACATTACTGTTGAAGAATTAAAAGCACGCATGGACACCGGTGAAGATTTATTTATCATCGACGTGCGTGAACCACATGAATACGAAGAATTTAATATCGGCGGACAATTAATACCACTTGCCACACTGCCAATGAAAATGTATGATTTTGATGAGGATAAGGACAGAGAAATAATAATTCATTGCCGTTCAGGTATGCGCAGTAATACCGGAAAAGCATTACTGGTTGCATCAGGGTTTACGAATGTAAAAAATGTAATTGGTGGTATGCTGGAATGGCAAAGTAAGTTTGGCTCCAAATGACCAAACCCGAAAGGCAAATAATTTTTTTTGATGGTGTTTGCAATTTATGCAACAGCAGCGTTCAAAAAATATTAAAAAACGACAAACGCGGTAAATACCATTTTGCTTCTTTACAATCGGATTTTACGCAACAGTTTTTTAAAGAGAAACAATATCAGCCTAAAGCGGAAAGTATTATCTTATACAACGGAAAAAATTTTTACCATAAATCAGCCGCCGTTTTGCGGGTGGCGGGTAATTTGAGATTTCCGTATCCAATGTTAAGTGTCTTGCGCATTTTTCCGCCGGTTATCAGTAATATGGTATATGATTTTGTAGCACGCAATCGCTACCGCTGGTTTGGAAAAAGAGAAAGCTGCATGATTCCCGAACCCCGCTGGAAGCAACGTTTTGTCGACCAAAACTGAGTTGATTTGTAGCATCCTGTTTTATCCGCTAATTTTACCACAACGATGCGTACCGTTTATCTGTTTGTGTTATTAGGTAGTTTGATGTTATTGCTTACTTATTGTAATAATGACAATAAGTCTGCAGATAGCGACTCGCCCTATCTCAACCAAAACGATACCGTTCAATATGTAGGCATGGAAACCTGTAAACTTTGTCATGCCGATAAACACGCAACATTTATTCATACCGGCATGGGCAAAAGTTTCGACCGGGCAACACACAGTAAAAGTGCTGCAACTTTTGATGCGCATGCTGTAGTGTATGATTCCATAAATAATTTTTACTACAAACCATTTTGGCGGAATGATACCTTGATGATAAAGGAGTATCGCCTTGCCGGAAAAGATACCATTCATCAAAGAACGGAAGCCATAGATTATATTATTGGCAGCGGGCAACATACCAATTCGCATTTGATGAACATTAACGGATATATTTATCAGGCACCAATCACATTTTACACGCAAAAAAGACAATGGGATTTAGCGCCCGGAATGGAAAATGGTTTTAATTCGCGCTTCAGCAGAATAATTACCGCCGAATGTATGACCTGTCACAATGGTTTGCCTGAGTTGGTTGCCGGTTCTGTAAATAAATACAATAAAATACCTTCAGGCATAGATTGTGAACGTTGTCACGGACCCGGAAGTTTGCATGTTGCACGCGTGAGTAATAATATTCTTGTTGATACTGCAAATGCAATTGATTACAGTATTGTAAATCCGAAAAAATTATCGGTGGAATTACAAAATGAGTTGTGTATGCGTTGCCATTTGCAGGGTGTAAATGTGTTAAATGAACATGCCGGATTTTTTGATTTTAAACCGGGCGATAAAATAAATGAGCACTGGAATATTTTTCTTCCAAAATTTGATGGGAAAAATGATAAGTTTTTAATGGCATCGCAGGCAGACAGGATGGTGCAGTCGAAGTGTTATATTGAAACTAAACAATTAAGCTGTATCACCTGCCATAACCCACATTTAACCGTAAAAGAAACACCCGTAGCACAATTTAATGCGCCTTGCAAAAATTGTCATCTCCCCAACAAAAACGACTGCAAAGCAACTGTTGCAGTGCGATTAGCGGCGCAGGATAATTGTAGTGGTTGTCATATCCCAAAATCAGGTGCTATCGATATTCCACACGTTTCAATATCAGATCATAAAATTCAAATTCCGGGAAAACAGGAAACAGAACGCGATGGTAAATTTATCGGGTTAGTATGTCTAACAACAGAAAAACCTGAACCACTTTTAATGGCAAGAGGTTATTTACATTATTTTGAATCATTTAATAATGATAAACAATTACTCGACAGTGCGAAAAGTTATTTGAATAAAGTAAAAGATAAAAATGATAGTTACCGCAGTGTATTAATACATTATTATTACATGTTGAATGATTTCAAAAATATAGTTGCGACAGAAAAAAGTATTAAATCAAAATCGGATATTGATGCTTGGACGGCTTATCGGATAGGGGAGGCGTTTCAGGCGCAAAATGATTATGCAGGAGCGGTAAATTATTTTGCCCTTGCCGTTAAAGCAGAACAATACAATCTTGATTATAATTTTAAATTGGCCACAGCACAAATTTTTAACGGAAATGTGAAGGAAGCAGAACGACTGTATCGATTTGTTATTGCTGAAAATCCTACTTATCAGAAAGCATGGAATAATTTGGGTGTGTTGCTAGCCGGAAAGGCAAAATATGATGAAGCGGAGCAGTGTTTGTTAAAAGCAGTCGCTTTGGATCCTGATTATACCTTATCACGGATAAAGTTGGCCGAATTATATATTGCCACCCGACAGCGGACAAAAGCCCGTGAGCAGGTTACTTTTTTAGAAAAATATTATCCCCAACTGCCGGAGGTATCACAGCTAACTCTACAACTTCGCAGTATATAATTAACTTTGCCATCAGAAACACGGTAGATGAAATTTATTTCGGCAAAATTCCAGAGCACCTTAACCAAGAAATACCGCGATTTTGTTGCCTTTACTCAACGAACCAGCTTACCCGGTTTCGATGGTATTCCGATTTACGATGTGATTACCTTTTTTCGTCAGGAGATTAAGCGCGACCAGTTACCTGTAAGGGCTTCGGCTATTTCATTTAATTTCCTGCTCGCTGTTTTTCCTTCCATCATCTTTTTATTTACCCTCATTCCCTACATACCCATTAGCGGATTGGATGTGAGTATTCATAAATTTTTTAAAGATGTAATGCCGGAAAGCGGATATGTATTTCTTGAATCAACAATCAACAGCATTACAACTATTAAACGCAGTGGTTTATTATCACTCGGTTTTTTATTGGCATTTTATTTCTCAACCAATGGTGTAAGAATGATTTTGTTGACATTTAATAAAAATCATCCGCTATATGCCCGACGCAATTTTTGGAGAAATAGGTTTGCATCATTCCGACTGACATTTTATTTATTTATGCTGTTTATAGCATCTATTATTCTTATCATTACAGGCGATGTTTTTGTAGAATGGTTTGGCGGTTTAATAAATTGGGAAGATGCAACAGGTCGGGTCTTTTTAACGATCTTTCAATACATCGTAATTTTATTATTATTTTTTCTAGGCATATCACTTATTTATTACTACGGTCCGGCTTCCAAACATCGCTGGCGTTTTATAACACCAGGCGCATCATTTGCAACCGTTTT
Encoded here:
- a CDS encoding tetratricopeptide repeat protein, encoding MRTVYLFVLLGSLMLLLTYCNNDNKSADSDSPYLNQNDTVQYVGMETCKLCHADKHATFIHTGMGKSFDRATHSKSAATFDAHAVVYDSINNFYYKPFWRNDTLMIKEYRLAGKDTIHQRTEAIDYIIGSGQHTNSHLMNINGYIYQAPITFYTQKRQWDLAPGMENGFNSRFSRIITAECMTCHNGLPELVAGSVNKYNKIPSGIDCERCHGPGSLHVARVSNNILVDTANAIDYSIVNPKKLSVELQNELCMRCHLQGVNVLNEHAGFFDFKPGDKINEHWNIFLPKFDGKNDKFLMASQADRMVQSKCYIETKQLSCITCHNPHLTVKETPVAQFNAPCKNCHLPNKNDCKATVAVRLAAQDNCSGCHIPKSGAIDIPHVSISDHKIQIPGKQETERDGKFIGLVCLTTEKPEPLLMARGYLHYFESFNNDKQLLDSAKSYLNKVKDKNDSYRSVLIHYYYMLNDFKNIVATEKSIKSKSDIDAWTAYRIGEAFQAQNDYAGAVNYFALAVKAEQYNLDYNFKLATAQIFNGNVKEAERLYRFVIAENPTYQKAWNNLGVLLAGKAKYDEAEQCLLKAVALDPDYTLSRIKLAELYIATRQRTKAREQVTFLEKYYPQLPEVSQLTLQLRSI
- a CDS encoding rhodanese-like domain-containing protein; the protein is MDITVEELKARMDTGEDLFIIDVREPHEYEEFNIGGQLIPLATLPMKMYDFDEDKDREIIIHCRSGMRSNTGKALLVASGFTNVKNVIGGMLEWQSKFGSK
- a CDS encoding T9SS type A sorting domain-containing protein, which gives rise to MKKLLLLLFISSVVHVAFSQEVLSPLKYNTALFNQKSLGGSRSVVENRDTLCIPFIDDFSGSLIVIDESLTDCGDTIEHIASAIYPSSLFWADSNAFVNKTYPALPPTYGVVTLDGLNKYGKPYNEGSSFDKADELTSKPINLADPTDSVYLSFYVQPGGFGEFPNTEDSIILDFKDVDGNWVKQWYAVNTLGNDPQSFKLIMVPVEDSYFYNGFTFRFRNWAGVNGNNDHWNIDYVLLDDERTYNDTLFRDVAIVYTPERYLKNYRQMPWNQFKNHQSAELAFDHGVFMYNNFNAIINTSHQYSVVEKYSGDVVVAPTTPVSVNLNPASLAYNSYPSFEIPGGTTGFDNDSLTIRFNYNITPSGDINSRNDTIVHDQAFYNYFAYDDGTAERAYALVGTGAKLAIHFHANEPDTLKEVYIHWAYVDGNKGNLFFSLVVWDQIDTTLASADENIIFQNDFLTPKYVDSINGFYVYKLVDFLGNPTPVVVDGDFYVGWLQTQDEFLNVGFDVNNDFSDDVYFNVGGSWQQSSLNGAIMIRPRVGGDYSVYNPIVNNKPEIATIQVYPNPATSVLHIDTALQGNINYTIFDQSGRIVLNENTASRQLDIANLSSGFYILKVNDLQTGNVMMGKFIKE
- a CDS encoding DUF393 domain-containing protein; the protein is MTKPERQIIFFDGVCNLCNSSVQKILKNDKRGKYHFASLQSDFTQQFFKEKQYQPKAESIILYNGKNFYHKSAAVLRVAGNLRFPYPMLSVLRIFPPVISNMVYDFVARNRYRWFGKRESCMIPEPRWKQRFVDQN
- a CDS encoding YihY/virulence factor BrkB family protein, with protein sequence MKFISAKFQSTLTKKYRDFVAFTQRTSLPGFDGIPIYDVITFFRQEIKRDQLPVRASAISFNFLLAVFPSIIFLFTLIPYIPISGLDVSIHKFFKDVMPESGYVFLESTINSITTIKRSGLLSLGFLLAFYFSTNGVRMILLTFNKNHPLYARRNFWRNRFASFRLTFYLFMLFIASIILIITGDVFVEWFGGLINWEDATGRVFLTIFQYIVILLLFFLGISLIYYYGPASKHRWRFITPGASFATVFSIATSLGFGYLANNFISYNEVYGSIGTLIVLMIWINLNSLVLLVGFEINNSIDVNRILRQKGDEVGN